From one Dysidea avara chromosome 9, odDysAvar1.4, whole genome shotgun sequence genomic stretch:
- the LOC136266611 gene encoding circumsporozoite protein-like, whose protein sequence is MSGTDTLRLDAATSSVRNVDGNVAAIVDDCGVAGSVDGNVAGPVDGNVAGPVDGNVAGPVDGNVAGPVDGNVAGPVDGNVAGPVDGNVAGPVDGNVAGPVDGNVAGPVDGNVAGPVDGNIAGSVDGNVAATVDVVFFASLSFLFFL, encoded by the coding sequence ATGAGTGGCACTGATACCCTTAGGCTTGATGCTGCAACATCTTCTGTACGCAATGTTGATGGTAATGTTGCAGCAATAGTTGATGATTGTGGTGTTGCAGGATCAGTTGACGGTAATGTTGCAGGACCGGTTGATGGTAATGTTGCAGGACCGGTTGATGGTAATGTTGCAGGACCGGTTGATGGTAATGTTGCAGGACCGGTTGATGGTAATGTTGCAGGACCGGTTGATGGCAATGTTGCAGGACCGGTTGATGGTAATGTTGCAGGACCGGTTGATGGTAATGTTGCAGGACCAGTTGATGGTAATGTTGCAGGACCGGTTGATGGTAATGTTGCAGGACCGGTTGATGGTAATATTGCAGGATCGGTTGATGGTAATGTAGCAGCAACAGTCGATGTCGTCTTCTTTGCTAGCCTTTCTTTTCTCTTTTTTCTGTAA